A window from Egibacteraceae bacterium encodes these proteins:
- the mutM gene encoding bifunctional DNA-formamidopyrimidine glycosylase/DNA-(apurinic or apyrimidinic site) lyase has product MPELPEVESIRRQLAPLLTGRTIVGVKATPQRRFSRLDEAAGRRISAVNRRGKYLLLPLVPAPGAGDPAGRSSPDRELVMHLGMTGSFRLADPDPYVRATFHLLADPAGPHGGEGAALHFRDVRRFGRLSVVDAGDYSTIATLAQLGPEPLSEEFRPDAFHAALAGSRMPVKPYLLTQRPVAGVGNIYADEALWRARVNPHARRVGRERARALWEAIRAVLAEAIEREGTTFRDYAMVNGESGRFATFLTAYGQAGRPCARCGEPLVKTVLGGRGTTYCRVCQRR; this is encoded by the coding sequence GTGCCCGAGCTGCCCGAGGTCGAGAGCATTCGCCGCCAGCTCGCGCCGCTGCTGACGGGACGCACGATCGTCGGCGTAAAGGCCACACCGCAGCGACGGTTCAGCCGCCTCGACGAGGCGGCCGGCCGGCGCATCAGCGCGGTGAACCGCCGCGGCAAGTACCTCCTCCTGCCGCTGGTGCCCGCTCCGGGCGCCGGGGACCCCGCGGGGCGCTCATCGCCAGACCGCGAGCTCGTCATGCATCTCGGCATGACCGGCTCCTTCCGCCTCGCCGACCCCGACCCCTACGTCCGCGCGACCTTCCACCTCCTCGCCGACCCCGCCGGCCCCCACGGCGGGGAGGGCGCGGCCCTGCACTTCCGCGACGTCCGCCGGTTCGGACGGCTCAGCGTCGTCGACGCCGGCGACTACTCCACGATCGCCACCCTGGCCCAGCTGGGGCCCGAACCCCTCTCCGAGGAGTTCCGCCCCGACGCCTTCCACGCCGCGCTCGCGGGCAGCCGCATGCCGGTGAAGCCCTACCTCCTCACGCAGCGGCCCGTCGCGGGGGTCGGCAACATCTACGCCGACGAGGCCTTGTGGCGCGCGCGGGTCAACCCCCACGCCCGCCGGGTCGGCCGCGAGCGCGCGCGGGCCCTCTGGGAGGCCATCCGCGCGGTGCTCGCCGAAGCCATCGAGCGCGAGGGGACGACCTTCCGCGACTACGCCATGGTGAACGGCGAGTCGGGGCGGTTCGCGACCTTCCTCACGGCCTACGGGCAGGCGGGCAGGCCCTGCGCCCGGTGCGGCGAGCCGCTCGTGAAGACCGTGCTCGGCGGGCGCGGCACGACGTACTGCCGGGTGTGCCAGCGCCGGTGA